A stretch of DNA from Candidatus Sysuiplasma acidicola:
CCACTCTTCCAGAGCGCATATTCCCTATCTGGACCTATGCCCCTGAATATTGTAAAGGTATTCCTCAGCAATTGTATCCGATGTGGTTCGACGCTGAAATGACATTATTAGGCTTTCGGCCACATAGCCGAAACACTTCTATGATCCGCAACTGATCTGCGCGGCAAAAGAATAAGATTGCGAGAGTTGGCGCTACCGAATTATAGATGCCCGATATTAGCAGTACGAAATGCCCAAAGAGTACAGGATTTGTGACGATATTGTCATCAGCGGATATGGCATTGTATATATGCCCAACGAAGAAACCATAGGCATATCCGACCTGCACTTGGGCTTTGAGGTTTACATGGAATCCCGTGGATTATTCCTTCCCAGAATGCAGATGAAATTGGAAGAGGAGCGTATTGAGAGTATACTACGCGAATATCAGCCCTCTACTGTACTGATAAACGGGGACGTAAAGCATGAGTTCGGGAGGAACACCATGCAGGAATGGCTAGAGATCAGGAGACTATTCACTTTGCTGACAGACAGGTGCAGGGTGACTGTTGTTCGCGGAAACCATGACAATTACATCATAAACATCGCAAGAACATTTGGCATAAGGGTTGTCAGATCGCAAGATGTCGGGAGGGCGAAGTTTGCTCATGGAGATGTGAGAGTTGACAGCAGGAAAGATTCCGTAATGATCATAGGACATGAACATCCGGCCATCAGGATTGTTGACAGCGTTGGAGGATCGTACAAGTTCCCCGCATTCCTTTACTTCGATGAAGATCCGCTGCTCATA
This window harbors:
- a CDS encoding metallophosphoesterase encodes the protein MPKEYRICDDIVISGYGIVYMPNEETIGISDLHLGFEVYMESRGLFLPRMQMKLEEERIESILREYQPSTVLINGDVKHEFGRNTMQEWLEIRRLFTLLTDRCRVTVVRGNHDNYIINIARTFGIRVVRSQDVGRAKFAHGDVRVDSRKDSVMIIGHEHPAIRIVDSVGGSYKFPAFLYFDEDPLLILPAFSPFALGTDVLSNWEEFMSPYLKGRDGGNAIAFAVTDGKLKKIGRLSDIRGADISRV